The genomic region agggatagaaggaacatacctcaagatcataaaagccatatatgaaggacccaacgctaatatcatcaaaatggggaaaaactgagagctctcccctaaggtcaggaacaagacagggatgtccactgtcaccactgttattcaacatagtattgtaagtcttagcctctgcaaccagagaacacaaagaaataaaaggcatccaaattggccaggaagaggtcaaactttcactcttcacagatgacatgatactctatatagaaaacccaaaagattccaccaaaaaaactgttagaattgattcatgaattcagcaaagttgtaggatataaaatcaatgcacagaaatcagttacattcctatacaccaacaatgaagcaacagaaagagaaatcaaggaatcgatcccatttacagttgcataaaaaaaccataaaatacctaggaataaatctaaccaaagagatgaaacatctatacactgaaaactatagaaagcttatgaaagaaattgaagaagacacaaaaaatggaaaaagattccatgctcctggataggaagaacaaatattcttaaaatgtcaatactacccaaagcaatctacatattcaatgcaatccctatcaaagtaacaacggtattcttcacagagctacaacaaataatcctaaaatttctatggaaccagaaaagaccccaaatagtcaaagtgatcttgaaaaagaaaaccaaagcaggagtcatcaccatcccagacttcaagctgtactacaaggCTGTactcatcaaggcagtatggtactggcacaagaacagacactcagattcagatcaatggaacagaatagagaacccagaaatggacccacaaacgcatggccaactaatctttgacaaatcaggaaagaatatccaatggaataaagagagtCTTGtcacaagtggtgctgggaaaactggactgcgacatgcagaagaatgaagctgaaccactttcttacaccatacacaaaattgaactcaaaatggatgaaagacttaaatgtaagacaggaagccatcaaaatccttgaggagaaatcaggcaaaaacctctttgatcttacctgcagcaacttcttactcaacacatctccggaggcaggggaaaccaaaggaaaaatgaactactgggacctcatcaaaataaaaagcttctgcacagcgaaggaaacaatcagcaaaactaagaggcaaccgacaaaatgggagaagatatttggaaacgacacatcagataaagggttagtatccaaaatctataaagaacttctcaaactcaacacccaaagaacaaataatccagtgaagaaatgagcaaaagacataaatagacacttctccaaggaagacatccagatggccaactgccACATGAAAAAactgcttaacatcactcatcatcagggaaatacaaatcaaaaccacaaggagataccaccttacacctgtcagaagggctaacattaacaactcaggcaacaacacatgttggcgaggagaatgcagagaaaaagtatctcttttgcattgttggtgcaatgcaagctggtgcagccactctggaaaacagtatggaggttcctcaaaaaactaaaaatagaactaccctatgagccagcaattgcactactaggcatttatccacgatatacaggtgtgctgtttctaagggacacatgcacccccatgtttatagcagcactatcaacaatagccaaagtatagaaagagcccaaacggcccttgatggatgaatggataaagaaaatgtggtatatatgcgatggagtattactcggcaatcaaaaagaatgaaatcttgccatttgcaactagatgcatggaactggagggtattatgctaagtgaaattagtcagtcagagaaagacaaaaatcatatgacctcactcatatgaggactttgagagacaaaacagaggaacataagggaagggaaacaaaaataatataaaaacagggagggggacaaaatggaagagactcataaatatggagaacaaactgagggttactggaggggttgtgggaagggggatgggctaaatgggtaaggggtattaaagaatctactcctgaaatcattgtttcactatatactaactaatttggatgtaaatttttaaaaaataaaatataaaattaaaaaaaataaaagaatgaaatcttgccatttgcaatgatgtggatagagctagaatgtattacgctaagctaaataaggcagtcagagaaagaaaaataccatatgatttgtcatattttcaaataagaaacaaaacaaatgaacatgggggtagagagagaaccTAAGAACAAGATTCTTATGTATAGAGAAGAAATAGATGGTTATTAGAAGGGAGGTCAGTGAGGGAATGGGTGAattaggtgatgggtattaaagaaggcacttgtaggggcgcctgggtggcgcagtcggttaagcgtccgacttcagccaggtcacgatctcgcggtccgtgagttcgagccccgcgtcaggctctgggccaatggctcggagcctggagcctgtttccgattctgtgtctccctctctctctgcccctcccccgttcatgctctgtctctctctgtcccaaaaataaaataaaaaaaaaaaaaaaaaaaaaagaaggcacttgtagtgatgagcattgggtattgtatGCCAGTGATGAATCACAACATTCCGtacctgaaaccaacattaccctatatgttaactaactggaatttaaataaaaatgtggacaaattcttgtatattaaaaaaaatctatgaaggaTATTCTACAAATGAACATAGATGCTAAAGAAACTGACATTTAAATCCCCCAGAATCGTTTCTTCAAACTTGCTTTATTCCAATTGTATCCTatttaaaattagtgtttatgTTGGGAaattaaattagtttattttaaaacaaacctaATACAGACAGGACTTGCTACCACCCTCAGTTCAGTAAGTAATTAACCATAATAAGAAGCATTTCCATGGTGACCCCTCCCAAGGAACTGTCTCTGTTAGCTCATTAAGGATAAACACAAATGGCCTGTTTGAAAACAATGCCCAAGAGTCTGGAGCACATACTATAAATAGCACACCCAGAATGCATTCTCCATATTATGTACTACTGTCTTCCTAACCCAAGTGTTTTCTCTTCAGCAgcattgttgcaaatgaaaaacaaatatttctgaagcCAATTCTTACATATTCAtctgtttctctgtccttctctgaaaGTTTGAGATTCATGTATTCTTCCAAAATTCCTTTTTATCAAGTGATATTTACCAAAATAaggtgagtaaaaaaaaaaaccttgttttaAATTGCCCATTCTTAGGGAGGATGGAAATGTATGTACATCACAGTACCTAATATACATAAGTAAAGAGAAAGCATTTCATTCAGGAAACGTTTTCTAGACTTTGGAAATACCTCATTTCATGGCTAGTAGATTTCTCTTGGTAATCAGTCCTTCTCAGGGTCTCACACCAACAATGTGTGATGAAGATGAtgtatgaataaaacaaaaatggatgaaaatgtgATTGAATATGCAAAGGAGATgtcaaaaggaatgaagtctgGCACTTTCTTAATGTGACTTTAAGCATCCATGGATAAATAGACCTCTATGCAGTAAAACAGTGATTAAAAATCAATGGAAGTTAGAAGATCCAAAAGTCATGGATCCGAGAACTAACAATAATTAAGTACCATGAGAATGACATGGAGAAGATTATAAATCAAAGTAAAATTGTAAAGTTCAATCAAGAGTGAATTTCAGCAATTAGGACACTGACGAGGTATCCCTAGGGAATTATCTAAGGAAATAAAGGAGGCCATGGGCTGGTCAACATCACAAACAAAACTAGCCTCTGTGATGAGTAAAGTgaacaaaattacaaataatatgaatttaataaaattgttGTAAGCATACTTGATTCCTTAAGGTTAGATAGAATTAACTATGGTAGAATTCACGGAGGCTCAAGCCTGAAATTACTCCTTAAAAAACTGAACAGTATTCCATGACAGAAACATCTAAAAGGGGGGCCATGAGAACACCATAAGGATCTTAATGTGCAATTATTTAAGAATGTGGGTggatcacaattttaaaatatttattttaacaaccAAATTAATTCATACCATGCTTTTATGTCGTATCCCATCTAAAACATAGGATTTTCACCTGAAAAACAACTTTGGCCAACATGTGTCCCTAACACAATGCACTCATGCCACATCttgaaaaatgtcaaggtcaaatAAGGTGTAGGAGAAACACCTTTCAGGAAACATCTCTAGACTACCAATGCTTTCTTTGGAATCTTGAATCTCTGAAATCATAGTTTCATTATCACACTACATCATTTAAggaattgattgatttttgatcTTTAGAACCTCCCTAGTTATTCGCAACAATCTTTCATTGAATGATTAACGGTATCCTAAATGAATGATTAACACCATTCTAAAATCTGGATACtaaaatttcctttctcataAGGTCTGGGAAGGAGTACTAAATGATTTCATGGATGCAAAATGCTTACTGAAGTTTTCAGTAAACAGGTCTTACTAAGGATTAGTTTGAATTATTTTGTTATCTGTGCACTTCTGACCTAGGGATAGTTTGTAATCAAAGGACAACATTCACATCTTAgccatgatttgttttttaagtttttatttaaattccagtatagctaacacagggtgtaatatttgtttcatgtgtgcattatagtgattcatcacttctatACAACACTCCATGCTCCTCACAACACGTGCAGGGAGTCCTGGCTGCAACATCTGTTACCCCATCTATCGCCAGGGTTGATACGGCTGATCTTGCTGGGTGGACAGgtgtccccccacctcccatgccACTCAATGTGCATGCCTTCTGGAGCTGTGTGCTTGGTCAAAAAGAATGGCCTTCCCCCCATAGAGGAGGACCATTCTTCTGTCAAGGGTATATGAGTATCTGTGCTCCCTGCTAGCACCTCCAAacaaactctcaaactgtgagttTTGTGTGACACCTCACAGGATGGCTTGGAGGATTTAATGAAATACAGAATACGAAAACTGTACTTTGTAACCATAGATGGTGATGTTACCCTTAAACCACTAACTCACTGGTGAGGTAACCTAAAATTTGTCAGTGGAATACCTCATAACCATAATCATGATCTATCTTATCCTACAGAAGATTCTAGATACCGTGGAACAGTTAACAACTAAAGAATAGTAtacttaaataaattcattacCTAGTTAATCTTACCAAAATACTGCTTTATTCAGCCACTTAATTTTGCTGTTACAATGTGCCTCttatcttaaaaaggaaaataatatataacataatttgTGGATATGTGCAAGCCTCTGGTCCTGACTGAATTGGAATATAGACTTTCTCTTGAAACCAGTTCTCTGAGTTAAGGGTTGTATTGGTAGCTACATGCAATCAAGTGGATCACTAATAACCATCCAGATTAGTATAAAAACAGAATGATAAGCCCACttgataaagaaaataactactagataaataaactaaaatttaatttaaaaaacaagtgcTCAGTTTGAATGAAGTACTTATGCAAGAAAATATACATCTGAAAATTAATTCTTTAGCATGGGACACAGATGTCATAGCTCATCTCTCTCAGTGCATACTTCAGGAAGCTGACATTTCTTATTACTTATTTCCAAAATACTAAGATAGACTTGTTTAAAACCTACCTTCCTACTCCCCATAGGGATGATATAACTATTCAACACTGGTTGAGTGTGAACAAGACTGTCATGGTGAGTATTAGTGCTCTggcatttcttctccttcttgggCATCAGTGACCTCAAGACCTTCACCGCTCATAACATTTCAGTAATCCCTTGCATTGGTGTCTTCTAGGTCCATGCCACATCCACTCTATCAGACACTCAGTGACAGAAACCAATGAACTACATTTTAACGACCCCCtccgatgatttttttttatttattattttttttttaattttttttttcaacgtttatttatttttgggacagagagagacagagcatgaacgggggagggacagagagagagggagacacagaatcggaaacaggctccaggctctgagccatcagcccagagcctgacgcggggctcgaactcacagaccgtgagatcgtgacctggctgaagtcggacgcttaaccgactgcgccacccaggcgcccccccccctccgaTGATTTTTATGCAAGCAAGCCAAGTGTGAAAAACCTGATTTGGAGTTTCCCAAATACAAGATGCTCCCACTTTGCTTTTAACTCTCCGTGTAACACAAGGGGATAGTTATCGTCATCCTTGTTCTACATTCAGTTTCAGAATGGTCAGGTTACTTGTCTAAAGACATCACCTCTATTCTGTAGTGAGGGAAAGTAAGTCACTGGTGCCAGATCCTGTTTATTGCTTCCCTCACAAGCGACTATGACCCATCTTCTGTGAGTGGATGGTGGATGCAGTTCTCGTAACGCTTCCAACCTTTTCTGCCACTTCTCTGCTGTAGGTAAAATCAGGTGAAGATGGCGGCACAATGAATAACAGCCATCCTAAAGAGTTTGTTCTACTAGGCTTTGCAGATCGTCCTTGGCTGGAGCTTCCTCTATTTGCTATTCTTCTTATAACATACCCCATGGCCATGGTAGGAAACACAGCCATCATTCTGGTGTCCAGGTTAGATGCCCGTCTGCACAGccccatgtatttcttcctcacCAACCTCTCCTTCCTGGACATGTGCTACACCACAAGCATCGTCCCTCAGATGCTGTTTAACCTGGGAAGCACCAAGAAGATGATCAGCTATGTGGGGTGTGCAGCTCAGCTTTATTTCTTCCACACAATGGGGGGCACAGAATGTCTGCTTCTGGCTATTATGTCTTTTGATCGCTACCTGGCTATCTGCAAGCCTCTACACTACACCCTCATCATGAACCCACGCATCTGTATCCTGCTGGCATCCACTGTGTGGTTGGCTGGAATCACGTATGCTGTCTCAGAGGCCACTGCTACCTTGCAGTTACCACTGTGTGGACTCAATAAATTGGACCACTTGCTGTGTGAGATTCCTGCTCTGATAAAGGCTGCCTGTGGAGAAAAGGCTGCTAATGAGCTCACACTC from Panthera uncia isolate 11264 chromosome B2 unlocalized genomic scaffold, Puncia_PCG_1.0 HiC_scaffold_25, whole genome shotgun sequence harbors:
- the LOC125939329 gene encoding olfactory receptor 2B6-like; this encodes MNNSHPKEFVLLGFADRPWLELPLFAILLITYPMAMVGNTAIILVSRLDARLHSPMYFFLTNLSFLDMCYTTSIVPQMLFNLGSTKKMISYVGCAAQLYFFHTMGGTECLLLAIMSFDRYLAICKPLHYTLIMNPRICILLASTVWLAGITYAVSEATATLQLPLCGLNKLDHLLCEIPALIKAACGEKAANELTLSVVCIFMLAVPLGLILASYACIGHAVFKIKSSEGRKKAFGTCSSHLIVVFLLYGPGISMYLQPRSSISRDQPKFMALFYGVVTPALNPFIYTLRNKDVKEALGNLVRGIFCIQVTAEII